A single Pogoniulus pusillus isolate bPogPus1 chromosome 27, bPogPus1.pri, whole genome shotgun sequence DNA region contains:
- the NSRP1 gene encoding nuclear speckle splicing regulatory protein 1 isoform X2, whose amino-acid sequence MATLSKQYGLIMPKKLPQKNLVSEKLSVFADDSDEEPSVGESLQREALKKRAMKQTKLEMQKALEEDATVYEYDSIYDEMQQKKKESNARLLSGGDDNKPRYIHNIVKAAEIRKKEQEKRMERKIQKEREMEGGEFAHKESFVTSAYKKKLQERAEEEEREKREAALEAYMDVTKQKDLSGFYRHLLNQTVGEEEMPKCSFREARIKEEKPDSSDAPNQRSKSPHEKQRLKPTAKKENNPDADTDLGTDSSDDDKRHKSSKANLKKKKKRASSVSSEEEGKRHKSQRHSRSPSSSSVEEELHMKSQTNHHVKREESRPSRKGNDEQYRDKDYERSRTHEKDHQREKEERHRHGDHSNKDNYRRREEQDEKQKGKERKEREGHGREYRKAKEREEKGSEKEREKERPRNDKDRYVREERGEKYREKEEHVKERREKYGSDEKKYRERRGSTPASSEKDGETDLEKERKGREREVDEKGRSSSGSSSAQKRNAGGEGEKEEKEQKQKPESMSKFAKRSNEETVMSARDRYLQRQMARVSAKPYIEKEED is encoded by the exons ACTAAATTGGAGATGCAGAAGGCTTTGGAGGAAGATGCCACAGTGTATGAATATGACAGCATTTACGATGAAATgcagcagaagaagaaagaaagcaatGCTAGGTTGCTCTCTGGAGGGGATGACAATAAG CCCAGATACATCCACAACATCGTCAAAGCAGCTGAGATTAGAAAGAAGGAGCAAGAAAagagaatggaaagaaaaattcagaaagagagagaaatggaaGGAGGAGAATTTGCTCACAAAGAGTCATTTGTGACTTCAGCCTATAAGAAGAAGCTGCAAgaaagggctgaggaggaggagagagaaaaaagagaagcagctctTGAAG CATACATGGATGTGACCAAACAGAAGGATCTCAGTGGATTTTACAGACATCTTTTAAACCAGACAGTAGGAGAAGAAGAGATGCCCAAATGCAGCTTCCGTGAAGCCAG GataaaggaagaaaaacctGACAGTAGTGATGCACCCAACCAAAGGAGCAAAAGCCCACATGAAAAACAAAGACTGAAGCCTACTGCTAAGAAGGAGAATAATCCAGATGCTGACACAGACCTAGGAACTGATAGTAGTGATGATGATAAGAGACACAAAAGTAGTAAAGCAAatctgaaaaagaagaaaaagagagcaaGCTCTGTGAGCAGTGAGGAGGAGGGCAAACGTCACAAGAGCCAGAGGCATTCCAGATCGCCTAGCTCGTCCAGTGTGGAGGAAGAGCTGCACATGAAATCCCAAACAAACCATCATGTAAAGAGGGAAGAGAGCAGgccaagcagaaagggaaatGATGAACAGTACAGGGACAAAGATTATGAGAGAAGCAGGACCCATGAAAAGGATCaccaaagggaaaaggaagagcgACACAGGCATGGGGATCACAGTAACAAAGATAACtacaggaggagggaagagcaaGATGAGAAacaaaaggggaaggaaagaaaagagagggagggacaTGGCAGAGAATATAGGAAggcaaaggagagagaagagaagggctCAGAAAAGGAACGGGAGAAAGAGAGACCAAGAAATGATAAAGATAGATATgtcagagaggagagaggagagaaatacagagaaaaggaagaacatGTGAAGGAGCGGAGGGAGAAATACGGTAGTGATGAGAAGAAATACAGAGAGCGGAGAGGAAGTACTCCTGCCTCTTCAGAAAAGGATGGGGAGACTGAtctggaaaaagagagaaagggaagagagagagaagtggacGAGAAGGGAAgatccagctctggaagttCATCTGCACAGAAACGtaatgctggaggagaaggggagaaagaggagaaggaacaGAAACAGAAACCTGAGAGCATGAGCAAATTTGCCAAGCGGAGCAATGAGGAGACTGTCATGTCAGCGAGGGACCGCTACCTGCAGAGGCAGATGGCACGGGTCAGTGCCAAGCCTTACATTGAGAAGGAGGAGGATTAA
- the NSRP1 gene encoding nuclear speckle splicing regulatory protein 1 isoform X3 produces MPKKLPQKNLVSEKLSVFADDSDEEPSVGESLQREALKKRAMKQTKLEMQKALEEDATVYEYDSIYDEMQQKKKESNARLLSGGDDNKPRYIHNIVKAAEIRKKEQEKRMERKIQKEREMEGGEFAHKESFVTSAYKKKLQERAEEEEREKREAALEAYMDVTKQKDLSGFYRHLLNQTVGEEEMPKCSFREARIKEEKPDSSDAPNQRSKSPHEKQRLKPTAKKENNPDADTDLGTDSSDDDKRHKSSKANLKKKKKRASSVSSEEEGKRHKSQRHSRSPSSSSVEEELHMKSQTNHHVKREESRPSRKGNDEQYRDKDYERSRTHEKDHQREKEERHRHGDHSNKDNYRRREEQDEKQKGKERKEREGHGREYRKAKEREEKGSEKEREKERPRNDKDRYVREERGEKYREKEEHVKERREKYGSDEKKYRERRGSTPASSEKDGETDLEKERKGREREVDEKGRSSSGSSSAQKRNAGGEGEKEEKEQKQKPESMSKFAKRSNEETVMSARDRYLQRQMARVSAKPYIEKEED; encoded by the exons ACTAAATTGGAGATGCAGAAGGCTTTGGAGGAAGATGCCACAGTGTATGAATATGACAGCATTTACGATGAAATgcagcagaagaagaaagaaagcaatGCTAGGTTGCTCTCTGGAGGGGATGACAATAAG CCCAGATACATCCACAACATCGTCAAAGCAGCTGAGATTAGAAAGAAGGAGCAAGAAAagagaatggaaagaaaaattcagaaagagagagaaatggaaGGAGGAGAATTTGCTCACAAAGAGTCATTTGTGACTTCAGCCTATAAGAAGAAGCTGCAAgaaagggctgaggaggaggagagagaaaaaagagaagcagctctTGAAG CATACATGGATGTGACCAAACAGAAGGATCTCAGTGGATTTTACAGACATCTTTTAAACCAGACAGTAGGAGAAGAAGAGATGCCCAAATGCAGCTTCCGTGAAGCCAG GataaaggaagaaaaacctGACAGTAGTGATGCACCCAACCAAAGGAGCAAAAGCCCACATGAAAAACAAAGACTGAAGCCTACTGCTAAGAAGGAGAATAATCCAGATGCTGACACAGACCTAGGAACTGATAGTAGTGATGATGATAAGAGACACAAAAGTAGTAAAGCAAatctgaaaaagaagaaaaagagagcaaGCTCTGTGAGCAGTGAGGAGGAGGGCAAACGTCACAAGAGCCAGAGGCATTCCAGATCGCCTAGCTCGTCCAGTGTGGAGGAAGAGCTGCACATGAAATCCCAAACAAACCATCATGTAAAGAGGGAAGAGAGCAGgccaagcagaaagggaaatGATGAACAGTACAGGGACAAAGATTATGAGAGAAGCAGGACCCATGAAAAGGATCaccaaagggaaaaggaagagcgACACAGGCATGGGGATCACAGTAACAAAGATAACtacaggaggagggaagagcaaGATGAGAAacaaaaggggaaggaaagaaaagagagggagggacaTGGCAGAGAATATAGGAAggcaaaggagagagaagagaagggctCAGAAAAGGAACGGGAGAAAGAGAGACCAAGAAATGATAAAGATAGATATgtcagagaggagagaggagagaaatacagagaaaaggaagaacatGTGAAGGAGCGGAGGGAGAAATACGGTAGTGATGAGAAGAAATACAGAGAGCGGAGAGGAAGTACTCCTGCCTCTTCAGAAAAGGATGGGGAGACTGAtctggaaaaagagagaaagggaagagagagagaagtggacGAGAAGGGAAgatccagctctggaagttCATCTGCACAGAAACGtaatgctggaggagaaggggagaaagaggagaaggaacaGAAACAGAAACCTGAGAGCATGAGCAAATTTGCCAAGCGGAGCAATGAGGAGACTGTCATGTCAGCGAGGGACCGCTACCTGCAGAGGCAGATGGCACGGGTCAGTGCCAAGCCTTACATTGAGAAGGAGGAGGATTAA